GGTCGCTGCCCGCCAGGCGCACCGGCCAGCCGGCGGCGGGGGCCTCCTCGCTCAACGCGCGTACACCCGGGCCAGGAAGGCCAGGATGCCCTTGGCCGCGTTGTCGCGCGCCGCCACGTTGCTCTCGACCGACGCGCCGACGGCGCTGCAGGCGCTCTTGCGGACGTTTTCCAGCGCCTCGGCCGACAGCCGCTCGCCGGTGAACCGGTTCGAGAACACGAGCGTGTCGATGTCGAGCTGGATCGGGCAGCCTGCCAGCGTGCGCTGCGCGCCGCGCACCTGGATGCGCCCGCGGCCGTCGGCATCGAACTTGTGGCGCGCGCCTTCGAGCGTCAGGAACTCGGTGGGCGTGCCGGCCTGGCCGATCAGCGCGGCGTAGTCGCTGCACGGGCCGATCGGCGTGTAGTCGTCGGCGTCGCCGTGCACCCAGAACATCGGCGCCTTGCCGAACACGCCGGGCCTGACCGCCAGCCGGAAGCTGCCGACGCAGCCGCCCGCGTACATCGGGATGTGGGCCGCAAACCGCAGGCCGTCGGGCAGGTTCTGCGCGGTGATCAGGCGCTGCGCCGCCGAGCGCCAGGCGGTGATGCCGCCACGCGACGCGCCCATCACCGCGATGCGATTGCGGTCGATGCGCGGATGCGTGGCCAGCAGCTTGAGCGCGGCAAACGCATCGGCCGTGTCGGCCGCGAACGGCACCTGCGACTGGTCCTCGGCAGTGCTCTTGACACCGCGCGGGCCGAACAGGTCGAGCGAGAACAGCGCGATGCCGGCGGCGTTGAACTGTTTGGGCCAGTAGTCGAGCATGGCGCTGTAGATGCCGCCCGAACCCGGCACGAAGATCACCGCGCCGACCTTGCCCTCGCCCGGGGGCAGGAACAGGTGGCCGACCGGCTGCGCCGGCTCGCCCTGGCCGGGGTTGCGGATCAGGTCGGCGAAGGTCCTGGGCGTGGTGCTGGCAAAGGCGTAGGCGCCGCTGGGCGGACCGGCGGACATGTCGGCGATCAGGGTCTGCGCGTGGGCCTGGGCCGACAGGCCCAGCGCGAGCGCGCCCATCCAGGCGGCAAGGCGGCTGCAGGCACGCAGGCATGAGTCGATCGATGGCATCGGACGGATTCCTCTCGGGCTGAAGGGCAACAGCTTACGCAGCGCGTCAGGGAGCGTCCACCCGGCCGCCTAAAATCGCCTGCTTCTCGCGCCGCGAGCCTCCACCGGTTGCCCGTCCATGACCCGCCAGCTCTTCGTCACCACCGCCCTGCCCTACGCCAACGGCAAGTTCCACATCGGCCACATCATGGAGTACATCCAGGCCGACATCTGGGTGCGGTTCCAGCGGCTGATGGGCCACCAGGTGCACTTCGTGGGCGCCGACGACGCACACGGCGCGCCGATCATGATCGCCGCCGAAAAGGCCGGCAAGACGCCGCAGCAGTTCGTGGCCGACATCGCCGCCGGCCGCCGCGAATACCTCGACGGCTTCCACATCAGCTTCGACAACTGGCACTCGACCGACGGGCCCGAGAACCACGAGCTGGCGCAGTCGATCTACCGCGCGCTGCGCGACAACGGCCTGATCGAGGTGCGCTCGATCGAGCAGTTCTTCGACCCGGAAAAGGGCATGTTCCTGCCCGACCGCTTCATCAAGGGCGAGTGCCCGAAGTGCGGCGCGAAAGACCAGTACGGCGATTCGTGCGAGGTCTGCGGCGCGGTCTACACGCCCACCGAGGTCAGGAACCCGTACTCGGCGCTCAGCGGCGCCACGCCGGTGCTGAAGTCGAGCGACCACTATTTCTTCAAGCTCAGCGACCCGCGCTGCGCCGCCTACCTGGAGCAGTGGACACACGAGGGCGGCAAGCTGCAGCAGGAGGTCATCAACAAGGTCAAGGAATGGTTCACCAAGGACGATGAGGGCAAGGGCGGCCTGGGCGACTGGGACATCAGCCGCGATGCGCCCTACTTCGGCATCGAGATCCCGGATGCGCCGGGCAAGTACTTCTACGTCTGGCTGGACGCGCCGATCGGCTACCTGGCCTCGCTGAAGAACTATTTCGACAAGGGCGGCCCGCGGGCCAAGTACGGCGAGGCACGTTCGTTCGACGAGTTCATCGCCGACCCGGCGGTGGAGCAGTACCACTTCATCGGCAAGGACATCACCTACTTCCACACCCTGTTCTGGCCGGCGACGCTGCATTTCAGCGGCCGCAAGACGCCCAACAACGTCTTCGTGCACGGCTTCATGACCGTCAACAACGGCGAGAAGATGAGCAAGAGCCGCGGCACCGGGCTCGATCCGCTGAAGTACCTGTCGCTGGGCATGAACGCCGAGTGGCTGCGCTACTACATCGCCGCCAAGCTCAATGCCCACGTGGAAGACGTCGACTTCAACCCGGACGACTTCGTCAGCCGCGTCAACGCCGACCTGGTGGGCAAGTACATCAACATCGCCTCGCGCGCGGCGGGTTTCCTGGCCAAGCGTTTCGGCGGCCGGCTGTCGAGCGACCTCGGCGTCGACGGCATGAGCCTGCTGGAGACGCTGCGCGCGCACCGCGACACCCTCACCGGCCTGTACGAGGCGCGCGAGTTCGGCAAGGCGCTGCGCGAGGTCATGGGCCTGGCGGACCGCGTCAACGAATACGTCGACGCCAACAAGCCCTGGGAGCTGGCCAAGAAGGAAGGCGCCGACGCCGTGCTGCACGACGTCTGCAGCGTCTGCATCGAGGCCTTCCGGCTGCTGACGATCTACCTGAAGCCGGTGCTGCCGGCGCTGGCCGCGCAGGTCGAGTCCTTCCTGCAGGTCGAGCCGCTGACCTTCGCCCAGGCGCACCGGGCGCTGGGTGCGCACACCATCGGCAGCTACCAGCACCTGATGCAGCGCGTCGACCCCAAGCTGCTCGACGCGCTGTTCGAGCCACCCGCGGTCGAGGCGGTCGAGCCCGGTGGCGAGGACATCGCCGCCGAGATCAGGATCGACGACTTCAGCAAGGTGGACCTGCGCATCGCGAAGATCGTCAAGGCCGAGGCGGTCGAAGGCTCCGACAAGCTGCTGCGCCTGACGCTCGACGTCGGTGAAGGCCGCACGAGAAACGTCTTCAGCGGCAT
This portion of the Leptothrix cholodnii SP-6 genome encodes:
- a CDS encoding dienelactone hydrolase family protein; this translates as MPSIDSCLRACSRLAAWMGALALGLSAQAHAQTLIADMSAGPPSGAYAFASTTPRTFADLIRNPGQGEPAQPVGHLFLPPGEGKVGAVIFVPGSGGIYSAMLDYWPKQFNAAGIALFSLDLFGPRGVKSTAEDQSQVPFAADTADAFAALKLLATHPRIDRNRIAVMGASRGGITAWRSAAQRLITAQNLPDGLRFAAHIPMYAGGCVGSFRLAVRPGVFGKAPMFWVHGDADDYTPIGPCSDYAALIGQAGTPTEFLTLEGARHKFDADGRGRIQVRGAQRTLAGCPIQLDIDTLVFSNRFTGERLSAEALENVRKSACSAVGASVESNVAARDNAAKGILAFLARVYAR
- the metG gene encoding methionine--tRNA ligase, with the translated sequence MTRQLFVTTALPYANGKFHIGHIMEYIQADIWVRFQRLMGHQVHFVGADDAHGAPIMIAAEKAGKTPQQFVADIAAGRREYLDGFHISFDNWHSTDGPENHELAQSIYRALRDNGLIEVRSIEQFFDPEKGMFLPDRFIKGECPKCGAKDQYGDSCEVCGAVYTPTEVRNPYSALSGATPVLKSSDHYFFKLSDPRCAAYLEQWTHEGGKLQQEVINKVKEWFTKDDEGKGGLGDWDISRDAPYFGIEIPDAPGKYFYVWLDAPIGYLASLKNYFDKGGPRAKYGEARSFDEFIADPAVEQYHFIGKDITYFHTLFWPATLHFSGRKTPNNVFVHGFMTVNNGEKMSKSRGTGLDPLKYLSLGMNAEWLRYYIAAKLNAHVEDVDFNPDDFVSRVNADLVGKYINIASRAAGFLAKRFGGRLSSDLGVDGMSLLETLRAHRDTLTGLYEAREFGKALREVMGLADRVNEYVDANKPWELAKKEGADAVLHDVCSVCIEAFRLLTIYLKPVLPALAAQVESFLQVEPLTFAQAHRALGAHTIGSYQHLMQRVDPKLLDALFEPPAVEAVEPGGEDIAAEIRIDDFSKVDLRIAKIVKAEAVEGSDKLLRLTLDVGEGRTRNVFSGIKGAYKPEDLEGKFIVMVANLAPRKMKFGISEGMVLAASHADEKAQPGLFVLEPHAGATPGMRVR